One segment of Stenotrophomonas sp. SAU14A_NAIMI4_8 DNA contains the following:
- the gcvT gene encoding glycine cleavage system aminomethyltransferase GcvT, giving the protein MTQKTLLNDTHRALGAKMVDFGGWDMPIHYGSQLDEHHLVRRQAGVFDVSHMTVVDLRGEQAKPFLRRLLANSIDKLKVPGKALYSCMLNARGGVIDDLIVYYLADDFFRMVVNASTREKDLAWLREQAAPFGVSVEQRPDLAILAVQGPQARDSVAGLVGGADREALAKLTRFAALQVKADDGVELFVARTGYTGEDGFEILLPQDAVVAFWNRLIDAGVKPAGLGARDTLRLEAGMNLYGQDMDEEISPYEAALAWTVSLDEGRDFIGRDVLEAQKAAGTARQMIGLVMDEKGVLRHGQAVTTASGQGEILSGTFSPSLAKGIAFARVPAGELGQVTVDIRGRQVPVRVVKFPFVREGQAQPGVLVDA; this is encoded by the coding sequence ATGACCCAGAAGACGCTGCTCAACGATACCCACCGCGCCCTCGGCGCCAAGATGGTCGATTTCGGGGGTTGGGACATGCCCATCCACTACGGCTCGCAGCTGGACGAACACCACCTGGTGCGTCGCCAAGCCGGCGTGTTCGACGTCAGCCACATGACCGTGGTCGACCTGCGCGGCGAGCAGGCCAAGCCGTTCCTGCGCCGCCTGCTGGCCAACTCCATCGACAAGCTGAAGGTGCCGGGCAAGGCCCTGTACTCGTGCATGCTCAATGCCCGCGGCGGCGTCATCGACGACCTGATCGTCTACTACCTGGCCGACGATTTCTTCCGCATGGTGGTCAACGCCTCCACCCGCGAAAAGGATCTGGCCTGGCTGCGCGAACAGGCCGCACCGTTCGGCGTAAGCGTGGAGCAGCGCCCGGACCTGGCCATCCTGGCCGTGCAGGGCCCGCAGGCCCGCGACAGCGTCGCTGGCCTGGTCGGCGGCGCCGACCGCGAGGCGCTGGCCAAGCTCACCCGTTTCGCCGCCCTGCAGGTCAAGGCCGACGACGGCGTTGAACTGTTCGTTGCCCGCACCGGTTACACCGGCGAAGACGGCTTCGAGATCCTGCTGCCGCAGGACGCGGTGGTCGCGTTCTGGAACCGCCTGATCGACGCCGGGGTGAAGCCGGCTGGCCTGGGCGCGCGTGACACGCTGCGTCTGGAAGCGGGCATGAACCTCTACGGCCAGGACATGGACGAAGAGATCAGCCCGTATGAAGCCGCGCTGGCCTGGACCGTGTCGCTGGACGAAGGCCGCGACTTCATCGGCCGCGATGTGCTGGAGGCGCAGAAGGCCGCCGGCACCGCGCGCCAGATGATCGGCCTGGTGATGGACGAGAAGGGCGTGCTGCGCCACGGCCAGGCGGTCACCACCGCCAGCGGCCAGGGCGAGATCCTGTCCGGCACCTTCTCGCCCAGCCTGGCCAAGGGCATCGCGTTTGCCCGCGTGCCGGCAGGCGAACTGGGCCAGGTGACCGTGGACATCCGCGGCCGCCAGGTACCGGTGCGCGTGGTCAAGTTCCCGTTCGTGCGCGAAGGCCAGGCCCAACCGGGCGTGCTTGTCGACGCGTGA
- a CDS encoding FadR/GntR family transcriptional regulator: MSANRLYQTIAAKLRSLIEGGEFPPGSRLPGERELAERFGVSRVTIREAEIALEAQGWIAIRIGSGVYVKPRPAQASGGLPDVSAFDLTAARAVFEAEAAALAAGNIDDAGIAELQVLADALCRRDLTDAEAGDFDRRFHLTIARLSGNPVVEYFVQQIWRMRSELPRVTEVYARVCHDDGASRADEHMAIFEALRSRDPVAARNAMRHHFQRLFEAMLAATESQALEEIRRRTQQDRERFLATTRI, encoded by the coding sequence ATGTCCGCCAACCGTCTCTACCAGACCATCGCCGCCAAGCTCCGCTCGTTGATCGAGGGCGGTGAATTCCCGCCGGGTTCGCGCCTGCCGGGCGAGCGTGAGCTGGCCGAGCGTTTCGGCGTCAGCCGGGTGACCATCCGCGAAGCCGAGATCGCCCTGGAAGCGCAGGGCTGGATCGCCATCCGCATCGGTTCGGGCGTCTACGTGAAGCCGCGCCCGGCGCAGGCCAGCGGCGGCCTGCCCGATGTCAGTGCCTTCGACCTTACCGCCGCGCGTGCCGTGTTCGAGGCCGAAGCAGCGGCGCTGGCGGCCGGCAACATCGATGACGCCGGCATCGCCGAACTGCAGGTGCTGGCCGATGCGCTGTGCCGGCGCGATCTGACCGATGCCGAGGCAGGGGACTTCGATCGTCGTTTCCACCTGACCATCGCGCGGTTGTCCGGCAATCCGGTGGTCGAATATTTCGTGCAGCAGATCTGGCGCATGCGCAGCGAGCTGCCGCGGGTGACCGAGGTCTATGCGCGGGTCTGCCATGACGACGGCGCCAGCCGTGCCGACGAACACATGGCCATTTTCGAAGCACTGCGCAGCCGCGATCCGGTGGCGGCCCGCAATGCCATGCGCCACCACTTCCAGCGCCTGTTCGAGGCGATGCTGGCAGCGACCGAAAGCCAGGCCCTGGAAGAAATCCGCCGCCGCACCCAGCAGGACCGCGAACGGTTCCTGGCCACCACCCGCATCTGA
- a CDS encoding TonB-dependent receptor, with the protein MRRTAGAVRNTSLCPTPLIVALLAALAAVPTVQAQSAAQDQDATTLDQVQVTGIRESMQSSINKKRDDTVIADVLSADDIGDLPAPSLADAIETLTGAASTRDKTGASEISIRGLGAFLSSTNFNGREITNGSGDRSVNFNMFPAELVNTVAIYKTQRADIIEGGVAGTIGLETVRPLEYGKRAAQIDLRGSWAEYDKKYRDDDGIGYRGTASYIDQFEFGDGQKLGISLGFQRLDGTDPEESITSGSTWYACNGAQNVANANCNEVSAQAIANGAPYYLVPSSRIYRLKQERNDRQSEFAAIQWRPNDVVELNVDFEHTDRNWYENRSDLSLSNARRGITQREVDENGIVRHLHGSTSIDSTSNRYWRGEEYTGGGLNLILRPSPAWELTTDLSYSHTNRLDSERMTRLRANQRDVNNAVVPGISSGATGYVDYDWDWHGEVPSIALAPNFDVNNWDAYSGAARVTSSATENDHKIKAGRFDTSFTPESGFFTRIKGGLRASQADYRLRDNTLVTDYDQRVAADKAKIIAANKACRAPFPQDDFMDASSGNTISSWAYFDPDCLYQSFRGSLASGLDPDFQDPNNVDVTEKTRALYLMGEFSSTLLGLPVSGNVGLRWVKTDVRSEGVRTDLVVLDNGDGTLRLQPTGNYTTQAFKAGNDKLLPSLNAAFELQPDLLLRVGAYRAMSRPDIAALGAGRTINVSSDATYSDLADALDDISASGNPAAQPLMSWNGDLSLEWYPNPDTMLAGAVYWKQFNGGTATALVPETYTLNGQTVTVPVRQQVTTDEDSTLTGFELTATHRLSYLPKPFDGLGFKVSYNYADADYQTQDSRLGEQVAADGSIIPAIVPPAGLSGFSRHVLSGSIYWDVGRFNIQAIGKFRSHYYQDFTGNTAQQNRYYDDNTSVDLRMRYRVSKQLSLSLELMNLTNEPRVAYQPLYGNFREVVSYGRRAYFGVRYKF; encoded by the coding sequence ATGCGGCGAACCGCCGGAGCAGTACGCAACACCTCGTTGTGCCCCACGCCACTGATCGTGGCACTGCTGGCAGCGCTGGCGGCCGTGCCCACCGTACAGGCGCAGTCGGCCGCGCAGGACCAGGATGCGACCACGCTGGACCAGGTGCAGGTCACCGGCATCCGCGAATCCATGCAGAGTTCGATCAACAAGAAGCGCGACGACACGGTCATTGCCGATGTGCTGTCGGCCGATGACATCGGCGATCTGCCGGCACCGTCGTTGGCCGATGCCATCGAAACCCTGACCGGCGCCGCGTCCACCCGTGACAAGACCGGCGCTTCTGAAATTTCGATCCGCGGCCTCGGCGCGTTCCTCAGCAGCACCAATTTCAACGGTCGCGAGATCACCAACGGCAGTGGCGATCGTTCGGTGAACTTCAACATGTTCCCGGCCGAGCTGGTCAACACGGTGGCCATCTACAAGACCCAGCGTGCGGACATCATCGAGGGCGGCGTGGCCGGCACCATCGGCCTGGAGACCGTACGTCCGCTGGAATATGGCAAGCGCGCGGCGCAGATCGACCTGCGCGGCAGCTGGGCCGAGTATGACAAGAAGTACCGCGACGACGATGGCATCGGCTACCGCGGCACCGCCAGCTATATCGATCAGTTCGAATTCGGCGATGGCCAGAAGCTGGGCATCTCGCTGGGCTTCCAGCGGCTGGACGGCACCGACCCGGAAGAAAGCATCACCAGCGGCTCCACCTGGTACGCCTGCAACGGCGCGCAGAACGTGGCCAACGCCAACTGCAACGAAGTGAGCGCGCAGGCCATCGCCAACGGAGCGCCGTACTACCTGGTGCCCAGCAGCCGCATCTACCGCTTGAAACAGGAACGCAACGACCGCCAGAGCGAGTTTGCCGCGATCCAGTGGCGGCCCAACGATGTTGTCGAGCTGAACGTGGACTTCGAGCATACCGACCGCAACTGGTATGAGAACCGCAGCGACCTGAGCCTGTCCAACGCCCGCCGCGGCATCACCCAGCGCGAGGTGGACGAGAACGGCATCGTGCGCCACCTGCACGGCAGCACTTCCATCGATTCCACGTCCAACCGCTACTGGCGCGGCGAGGAGTACACCGGTGGCGGCCTGAACCTGATCCTCCGGCCCAGCCCGGCCTGGGAACTGACCACCGATCTTTCCTACTCGCACACCAACCGGCTGGACAGCGAGCGCATGACCCGCCTGCGCGCCAACCAGCGCGACGTCAACAACGCCGTGGTGCCCGGCATCAGCAGCGGTGCCACCGGCTACGTGGACTACGACTGGGATTGGCACGGCGAGGTGCCCAGCATCGCGCTGGCGCCCAACTTCGATGTGAACAACTGGGATGCGTATTCGGGCGCGGCGCGGGTGACCTCCAGCGCCACCGAGAACGATCACAAGATCAAGGCCGGCCGCTTCGATACCAGCTTCACGCCCGAGTCGGGCTTCTTCACCCGCATCAAGGGCGGGCTGCGCGCCAGCCAGGCCGACTACCGCCTGCGCGACAACACCCTGGTGACCGACTACGACCAGCGCGTGGCCGCCGACAAGGCGAAGATCATCGCGGCGAACAAGGCGTGCCGAGCGCCGTTCCCGCAGGACGACTTCATGGACGCCTCCAGTGGCAACACGATCTCGTCGTGGGCGTACTTCGATCCGGACTGCCTGTACCAGTCGTTCCGTGGCAGCCTGGCCAGCGGCCTAGATCCGGATTTCCAGGATCCCAACAACGTCGATGTCACTGAAAAGACCCGCGCGCTGTACCTGATGGGCGAATTCAGCAGCACCCTGCTGGGCCTGCCGGTCAGCGGCAACGTCGGCCTGCGCTGGGTGAAGACTGATGTGCGTTCCGAAGGCGTGCGCACCGATCTTGTGGTGCTGGACAACGGCGATGGCACCCTTCGCCTGCAGCCCACCGGCAACTACACCACGCAGGCGTTCAAGGCCGGAAATGACAAGCTGCTGCCCAGCCTGAATGCCGCTTTCGAACTGCAGCCGGACCTGCTGCTGCGGGTGGGCGCCTACCGGGCGATGTCGCGTCCGGATATCGCCGCGCTGGGGGCAGGGCGCACCATCAATGTCAGCAGCGATGCCACCTACAGCGACCTGGCCGACGCGCTGGATGACATCAGTGCCAGCGGCAACCCGGCCGCGCAGCCGTTGATGTCCTGGAACGGCGATCTGTCGCTGGAGTGGTACCCGAACCCGGACACGATGCTGGCCGGTGCGGTGTACTGGAAGCAGTTCAACGGCGGCACCGCCACCGCGCTGGTGCCGGAAACCTACACCCTCAACGGGCAGACGGTGACCGTACCGGTGCGCCAGCAGGTCACCACCGATGAGGACAGCACGCTGACCGGCTTCGAGCTGACTGCCACCCACCGCCTGTCCTATCTGCCCAAGCCGTTCGACGGGCTGGGCTTCAAGGTCAGCTACAACTACGCCGATGCCGACTACCAGACCCAGGATTCGCGGTTGGGCGAGCAGGTAGCTGCCGATGGCAGCATCATTCCCGCCATCGTGCCGCCGGCCGGGCTGAGCGGTTTCTCGCGGCACGTGCTGTCCGGCTCGATCTACTGGGACGTCGGCCGCTTCAACATCCAGGCCATCGGCAAGTTCCGCTCGCACTACTACCAGGATTTCACCGGCAACACCGCGCAGCAGAACCGCTACTACGATGACAACACCAGCGTGGACCTGCGCATGCGCTACCGGGTCAGCAAACAGCTGTCGCTGTCGTTGGAGCTGATGAACCTGACCAACGAACCGCGCGTGGCCTACCAGCCGCTTTACGGCAACTTCCGTGAAGTGGTGAGCTACGGGCGACGCGCGTATTTCGGTGTACGATACAAGTTCTGA
- a CDS encoding polysaccharide lyase 6 family protein → MCLSTFSAQAASWLVHDAAEFTTAAAALQPGDEIVLADGTWTDTRLLLKGQGTAAAPIVLRAQTPGKVILSGRSDLRLAGSYLQVSNLVFRDGYTPGDSVVAFRESSKAVATHSRVTGLVIDDYSNPDASDQDYWVSLYGSHNRLDHSQLRGKTNAGPTVVVVRDASQGLDNQHRIDHTWFGPRPALGVNGGETIRVGTSDTSLSDSNSTIENNWFEGCDGETEIISNKSGGNTYRGNVFYRSAGALTLRHGNGNRVLDNVFLGDDKAGTGGVRVINADQTVSNNYFERLAGSSNRAALAVMDAQANPPLSGYAPVVNATISRNTFVDVARISFGVGHDPAKGLDVAASNSRFSANLIVNRNSKNPPTAASSLAGITFAGNVQSPQASTVFPGGVASATVTLQQAASGLWAPSPALPAVGAEAALTMTAREATGVDWYPKVGEVALSRTNTGVDR, encoded by the coding sequence ATGTGCCTGTCCACTTTTTCGGCGCAGGCCGCCAGCTGGCTGGTGCACGACGCCGCCGAGTTCACCACCGCGGCCGCAGCGCTGCAGCCCGGTGACGAGATCGTGCTGGCCGATGGCACCTGGACCGATACCCGGTTGTTGCTGAAGGGACAGGGCACGGCGGCGGCGCCGATCGTGCTGCGCGCACAGACCCCGGGCAAGGTGATCCTGAGCGGCCGCTCCGACCTTCGCCTGGCGGGCAGCTACCTGCAGGTGTCCAACCTGGTGTTCCGCGATGGCTACACCCCCGGGGATTCGGTGGTGGCCTTCCGCGAATCGAGCAAGGCCGTGGCCACCCACAGCCGGGTGACCGGGCTGGTGATCGACGATTACAGCAACCCCGATGCCAGCGACCAGGACTACTGGGTATCGCTGTACGGCAGCCACAACCGCCTGGACCACAGCCAGTTGCGCGGCAAGACCAATGCCGGCCCGACCGTGGTGGTGGTGCGCGATGCCAGCCAGGGCCTGGACAACCAGCACCGCATCGACCACACCTGGTTCGGGCCGCGTCCGGCGCTGGGCGTGAACGGCGGCGAGACGATACGCGTGGGCACCAGCGATACCTCGCTGAGCGATTCCAACAGCACCATCGAGAACAACTGGTTCGAAGGCTGCGACGGCGAAACCGAGATCATCAGCAACAAGTCCGGCGGCAATACCTATCGCGGCAACGTGTTCTACCGTTCGGCCGGTGCGCTCACCCTGCGCCATGGCAACGGCAACCGGGTACTGGACAACGTGTTCCTGGGCGATGACAAGGCCGGTACCGGCGGCGTGCGCGTGATCAACGCCGACCAGACCGTCAGCAACAACTACTTCGAGCGCCTGGCCGGTTCCAGCAACCGCGCCGCGCTGGCGGTGATGGACGCCCAGGCCAACCCGCCACTGTCCGGCTACGCGCCGGTAGTGAACGCCACGATCAGCCGCAACACCTTCGTCGATGTGGCCAGAATCAGCTTCGGCGTCGGCCACGATCCGGCCAAGGGCCTGGACGTGGCCGCCAGCAACAGCCGCTTCAGCGCCAACCTGATCGTCAACCGCAACAGCAAAAATCCGCCCACCGCCGCCAGTTCGCTGGCGGGCATCACCTTCGCCGGCAACGTGCAGTCACCGCAGGCCAGCACGGTGTTTCCCGGCGGGGTGGCCAGCGCCACCGTCACCCTGCAACAGGCCGCCAGCGGCCTGTGGGCGCCCAGCCCTGCCCTGCCGGCCGTGGGTGCCGAGGCGGCACTGACGATGACCGCGCGCGAAGCAACCGGGGTGGACTGGTACCCCAAGGTGGGCGAGGTTGCCCTGTCACGCACCAACACCGGAGTTGATCGATGA
- a CDS encoding oligoalginate lyase yields the protein MRLQPLFVSLALALPAAVMPALPLQAAPAASARQADTAPVLVTAAQWQQMASEGSRYPWFAKEQARAEKTLKKMMKAGIDVPVPKDKGGGRTHEQHKRNYQALLAAGTLYRLTGDKAYVDYARDMLLQYAKLYPTLGPHPEGRGQIPGRVFWQVLNDSVWLVNAIQGYDAIRDALPAADRQTIESQVFRPMAEFLVSEPKNYDQIHNHATWAVAATGMTGYVLRDQELVEKSLRGSQKNDQFGFLRQVDLLFSPDGYYEEGPYYQRYALAPFLLFANAIERNEPQRKIFQRRDGVLLKAVDVLVQTSYDGLFFPINDAILDKGIDTEELVAGIGIAYARSGDDRLLSVAQKQKRLLLSPEGLQVAQALAANKAKPFDFRPLLLRDGPAGDRGGLAILRMNGERGQALVQKDTMQGMGHGHFDKLNWLFYDNGNPVVTDYGAARFLNVEAKRGGIYLAENRSWAKQTVAHNTLVVNETSHFKGDWKRGEEHAPQVRFFQADADTQIASASMRDAYPGVVFTRTQALLRHPELGLPVVLDLLQVHGDKAARYDLPLHFNGHIVTTGFEAEHFPAQRPVLGSDNGYQHLWLDARSKAGSEPRTLAWLLDGRFYTYRFGSSAPAQALLVESGANDPEFNLRREPALLQRVEGQKDVTFYSVLEPHGEYNGTAEYVHGADSRIKEIVRSRGSDAEVIELRLASGARIALGVADDSTAKGEHSVTVDGHAYRWSGSHARMDRSKGDAR from the coding sequence ATGAGGTTGCAGCCGCTGTTCGTTTCCCTGGCCCTGGCCCTGCCCGCTGCCGTGATGCCGGCCCTGCCGCTGCAGGCGGCACCGGCGGCCAGCGCACGCCAAGCCGACACCGCACCGGTGCTGGTGACCGCTGCGCAATGGCAGCAGATGGCCAGCGAGGGCAGCCGCTACCCCTGGTTCGCCAAGGAGCAGGCGCGTGCGGAAAAAACGCTGAAGAAGATGATGAAGGCCGGCATCGACGTGCCGGTGCCGAAGGACAAGGGCGGCGGCCGCACCCACGAACAGCACAAGCGCAATTACCAGGCACTGCTGGCGGCCGGCACGCTGTACCGGCTGACCGGTGACAAGGCCTATGTCGACTACGCGCGCGACATGCTGCTGCAGTACGCCAAGCTCTACCCCACCCTGGGCCCGCACCCCGAAGGCCGCGGACAGATTCCCGGCCGCGTGTTCTGGCAGGTGCTGAACGATTCGGTGTGGCTGGTGAACGCGATCCAGGGCTACGACGCGATCCGCGATGCGCTGCCCGCCGCCGACCGCCAGACCATCGAATCGCAGGTGTTCCGGCCGATGGCCGAGTTCCTGGTAAGCGAGCCGAAGAACTACGACCAGATCCACAACCATGCGACCTGGGCGGTCGCGGCCACCGGCATGACCGGCTATGTGCTGCGTGACCAGGAACTGGTGGAGAAATCGCTGCGCGGCAGCCAGAAGAATGACCAGTTCGGCTTCCTGCGCCAGGTCGACCTGCTGTTCTCGCCCGATGGCTATTACGAAGAAGGCCCGTACTACCAGCGCTATGCATTGGCGCCGTTCCTGCTGTTCGCCAATGCCATCGAACGCAACGAACCGCAGCGGAAGATCTTCCAGCGCCGCGATGGCGTGCTGCTGAAGGCGGTCGATGTGCTGGTGCAGACCAGCTATGACGGCCTGTTCTTCCCGATCAACGATGCGATCCTGGACAAGGGCATCGACACCGAAGAACTGGTGGCCGGCATCGGCATTGCCTATGCGCGCAGCGGCGATGATCGCCTGTTGTCGGTAGCGCAGAAACAGAAACGGCTGCTGCTTTCGCCCGAGGGCCTGCAGGTGGCGCAGGCCTTGGCGGCCAACAAGGCCAAGCCCTTCGACTTCCGGCCCCTGTTGTTGCGCGATGGCCCGGCCGGCGACCGCGGTGGCCTGGCGATCCTGCGCATGAACGGTGAGCGCGGCCAGGCACTGGTGCAGAAGGACACCATGCAGGGCATGGGCCATGGGCATTTCGACAAGCTCAACTGGCTGTTCTACGACAACGGCAACCCGGTGGTGACCGACTACGGCGCGGCCCGCTTCCTGAACGTGGAAGCCAAGCGCGGCGGCATCTACCTGGCCGAGAACCGCAGCTGGGCCAAGCAGACCGTGGCCCACAACACCCTGGTGGTGAACGAGACCAGCCACTTCAAGGGCGACTGGAAGCGCGGCGAAGAGCATGCACCGCAGGTGCGCTTCTTCCAGGCCGACGCCGACACGCAGATTGCCTCGGCCAGCATGCGCGATGCCTACCCCGGCGTGGTGTTCACCCGCACCCAGGCGCTGCTGCGCCATCCTGAACTGGGCCTGCCGGTGGTGCTGGACCTGCTGCAGGTGCACGGCGACAAGGCCGCGCGCTACGACCTGCCGCTGCACTTCAACGGCCACATCGTCACCACCGGCTTCGAGGCCGAGCATTTCCCGGCGCAGCGCCCGGTGCTGGGCAGCGACAACGGCTACCAGCACCTGTGGCTGGATGCGCGCAGCAAGGCCGGCAGCGAACCGCGCACGCTGGCCTGGCTGCTGGATGGGCGCTTCTACACCTATCGCTTCGGCAGCAGTGCGCCAGCACAAGCCCTGCTGGTGGAAAGCGGCGCCAACGATCCGGAGTTCAACCTGCGCCGCGAGCCGGCCCTGCTGCAACGCGTGGAAGGGCAGAAGGACGTGACCTTCTACAGCGTGCTGGAGCCGCATGGCGAGTACAACGGCACCGCCGAATACGTGCACGGCGCCGACAGCCGCATCAAGGAGATCGTGCGCAGCCGTGGCAGCGATGCCGAGGTGATTGAACTGCGCCTGGCCAGCGGCGCCCGCATCGCCCTGGGCGTGGCCGACGACAGCACCGCCAAGGGCGAGCACAGCGTGACCGTTGATGGCCACGCCTACCGCTGGAGCGGCAGCCACGCGCGCATGGACCGCAGCAAGGGTGACGCGCGATGA
- a CDS encoding MFS transporter yields MNGPAVVSTLRKVPVRSAVRWLIVGLIAVATVINYIDRNALAVMWPEIAKEVGATKDDYALLVTVFMLFYAAGQFLFGRLFDMIGTRLGFALSISVWSISIALHAVTHSILSFSLVRAMLGISEAGAWPGAVKANAEWFPARERALAQGVFNAGASVGAIVSAPAIAGLYLWLGWRGTFVLVGAIGFLWLLPWLFVYRAGPDKHPWVSDAERRLIQEDQAGQQAVAAPKVSVRALLAHRQSWGMLACRFLLDPIWWLFVSWLPIYLAETFGFDIKQIGLFAWVPFVGAMLGSLSGGWLSGRLIRAGHSVDRARKLSISLGCVIMAPALLGAVLANQPLLAVLAIAAVLFGFQVAIGNIQTLPGDLFDGRSVGTLAGLGGLAAVAGTLITTWLVPVLTRHSYAPIFILVAALVPLSLAALWWWTGPIHKLDRPGR; encoded by the coding sequence ATGAACGGCCCGGCGGTGGTATCCACCCTGCGCAAGGTGCCGGTACGTTCGGCGGTGCGCTGGCTGATCGTCGGCCTGATTGCCGTGGCCACGGTGATCAACTACATCGACCGCAACGCCTTGGCGGTGATGTGGCCAGAGATCGCCAAGGAAGTGGGCGCAACCAAGGATGATTACGCGCTGCTGGTAACGGTGTTCATGCTGTTCTACGCGGCCGGCCAGTTCCTGTTCGGCCGCCTGTTCGACATGATCGGCACGCGGCTGGGCTTTGCGCTGTCGATCAGCGTGTGGTCGATCTCGATTGCCCTGCATGCAGTCACCCATTCGATCCTGTCCTTCAGCCTGGTGCGCGCGATGCTGGGCATCAGCGAGGCCGGTGCATGGCCGGGCGCGGTGAAAGCCAATGCGGAATGGTTCCCGGCGCGCGAACGGGCGCTGGCGCAGGGCGTGTTCAACGCCGGTGCGTCGGTAGGCGCGATTGTCTCGGCACCGGCCATCGCCGGCCTGTACCTGTGGCTGGGCTGGCGCGGCACCTTCGTGCTGGTCGGTGCCATCGGCTTCCTGTGGCTGCTGCCGTGGCTGTTCGTCTACCGCGCCGGGCCGGACAAGCACCCCTGGGTGAGCGACGCCGAACGCCGATTGATCCAGGAAGACCAGGCCGGGCAGCAGGCAGTGGCCGCGCCGAAGGTGAGCGTGCGTGCGCTGCTTGCCCATCGGCAGAGCTGGGGCATGCTGGCCTGCCGCTTCCTGCTGGACCCGATCTGGTGGCTGTTCGTTTCCTGGCTGCCGATCTACCTCGCCGAAACGTTCGGCTTTGACATCAAGCAGATCGGTCTGTTCGCCTGGGTGCCCTTCGTCGGCGCCATGCTGGGCAGCCTGAGCGGTGGCTGGCTGTCCGGGCGCCTGATCCGCGCCGGGCACAGCGTGGACCGCGCGCGCAAGCTGTCCATCTCGCTGGGCTGCGTGATCATGGCCCCGGCCCTGCTGGGCGCAGTGCTGGCCAACCAGCCGCTGCTGGCGGTGCTGGCCATTGCCGCGGTGCTGTTCGGCTTCCAGGTGGCGATCGGCAACATCCAGACCCTGCCGGGCGATCTGTTCGATGGTCGTTCGGTGGGCACCCTGGCCGGCCTGGGTGGGCTGGCCGCCGTGGCCGGCACCCTGATCACCACCTGGCTGGTGCCGGTGCTGACCCGCCATTCCTACGCGCCCATTTTCATTCTTGTCGCCGCCCTGGTGCCGCTGTCGCTGGCTGCGCTGTGGTGGTGGACCGGCCCGATCCACAAGCTCGACCGCCCCGGCCGTTGA
- a CDS encoding glucose 1-dehydrogenase: protein MSFKDKVAIVTGGGRDIGRAVSIKLAAAGARVCINYANDEASAQDTLAAIQAAGGQAIVHRADVTDAAAVAGLVAATQAAFGERIDLLVNVAGGMVQRRPLADIDPAFFHTVMDLNLTSTYLTTHAVVPHMGEGAAIVNFASQAGRDGGGPGASIYATAKAAVMTFTRAMAKELGPKGIRVNALCCGMIATRFHDEFTKPEVRTAVAGATPLRRQGVPEEAADAAVFLASDAAAFITGANLDVNGGTYFS from the coding sequence ATGTCGTTCAAGGACAAGGTGGCCATCGTCACCGGTGGTGGCCGTGATATCGGTCGCGCCGTCTCGATCAAGCTGGCCGCCGCCGGTGCACGCGTGTGCATCAACTACGCCAACGACGAAGCCAGCGCGCAGGACACGCTGGCCGCCATCCAGGCCGCCGGTGGCCAGGCCATCGTGCACCGCGCCGACGTGACCGACGCCGCTGCGGTGGCCGGCCTGGTGGCCGCCACCCAGGCCGCGTTCGGTGAGCGCATCGACCTGCTGGTGAACGTGGCCGGCGGCATGGTGCAGCGCCGCCCGCTGGCCGACATCGACCCGGCGTTCTTCCACACCGTGATGGACCTGAACCTCACCTCCACCTACCTGACCACCCACGCGGTGGTGCCGCACATGGGCGAAGGCGCGGCCATCGTGAACTTTGCCTCGCAGGCAGGGCGCGATGGCGGCGGCCCGGGCGCTTCGATCTATGCCACGGCCAAGGCGGCGGTGATGACCTTCACCCGCGCCATGGCCAAGGAACTGGGGCCGAAGGGCATCCGCGTGAATGCGCTGTGCTGCGGCATGATCGCCACCCGCTTCCACGATGAATTCACCAAGCCGGAAGTGCGCACGGCGGTAGCCGGTGCGACCCCGCTGCGCCGCCAGGGCGTGCCGGAAGAGGCGGCGGATGCGGCGGTGTTCCTGGCCTCGGACGCAGCGGCCTTCATCACCGGTGCGAACCTGGATGTGAACGGCGGCACCTACTTCTCCTGA